The following are from one region of the Paramicrobacterium humi genome:
- the dinB gene encoding DNA polymerase IV, with translation MSRQDGRLRRISADSVDDAGATILHVDMDAFFASVELLDHPELLGKPVIVGHREGRSVVTTATYEARAYGVGSAMPMARALQLCPNAIVLTPRHELYRDYSARVMAVFEQVTPVVEKLSIDEAFLDVAGARRLLGSPAHIARMLRERVRAETGLTCSIGVAATKFLAKLASGMAKPDGLLVIPPAESLEFLRPLPIRALWGVGGKTEESLSRLGLRTVADIADVPLSALRRAVGDATAVRLHELANGRDPRAVETQRIEKSVGHEVTFHEDISDSGRLERELLRLASQVGERLRRTDTLAGSVALKLRYSDFTTVSRTRRLPEPSNVGRRIYDASLALFRELGVGARPVRLIGVRAENLDAGQLSAGLWDPDADWRDAETAIDGLREKFGKAVVTPASLLGARPGTAGGTRQPGTPGS, from the coding sequence ATGTCTCGTCAGGACGGTCGACTGCGCCGCATCTCGGCGGACTCGGTCGACGATGCAGGGGCGACGATCCTGCACGTGGACATGGACGCATTCTTCGCGTCCGTCGAGCTCCTCGATCATCCCGAGCTCCTCGGAAAGCCGGTGATCGTCGGCCACAGGGAAGGCCGCTCTGTCGTCACGACCGCGACCTACGAGGCCCGCGCCTACGGCGTCGGCTCGGCCATGCCGATGGCGCGGGCGCTCCAGCTGTGCCCGAACGCGATAGTGCTCACGCCGCGCCACGAACTGTACCGCGACTACTCGGCTCGCGTGATGGCTGTTTTCGAGCAGGTGACGCCCGTCGTCGAGAAGCTCAGCATCGACGAGGCGTTCCTCGACGTCGCCGGCGCACGTCGGCTCCTCGGGTCGCCCGCGCACATCGCTCGGATGCTGCGCGAGCGCGTGCGCGCGGAGACGGGGCTCACGTGCTCCATCGGCGTCGCGGCGACGAAGTTCCTCGCGAAGCTCGCGTCGGGAATGGCGAAGCCCGACGGTCTTCTCGTCATCCCTCCCGCCGAATCCCTCGAGTTCCTGCGCCCACTGCCCATTCGCGCGTTGTGGGGCGTCGGAGGGAAGACCGAAGAGTCCCTCAGCCGGCTCGGTCTGCGCACCGTCGCCGATATTGCCGACGTTCCCCTGTCGGCGCTGCGCAGGGCGGTCGGGGACGCCACAGCGGTGCGCCTGCACGAACTCGCGAACGGCCGCGACCCGCGCGCGGTCGAGACGCAGCGCATCGAGAAGAGCGTCGGGCACGAGGTCACCTTCCACGAGGACATCAGCGATTCTGGACGCCTGGAACGCGAACTCCTGCGGCTCGCTTCCCAGGTCGGCGAGCGCTTGCGCCGAACGGACACGCTGGCCGGAAGCGTCGCGCTCAAACTCCGCTACAGCGACTTCACGACGGTCTCGCGCACGCGTCGGCTGCCCGAGCCAAGCAATGTCGGGCGCCGCATCTACGACGCGAGCCTCGCACTGTTCCGAGAACTCGGTGTCGGTGCTCGCCCGGTCCGGCTCATCGGCGTGCGCGCCGAGAACCTCGACGCGGGCCAGTTGAGCGCGGGACTGTGGGATCCGGATGCCGACTGGCGCGACGCGGAGACGGCGATCGACGGTCTGCGCGAGAAATTCGGCAAGGCCGTCGTCACACCGGCGTCTCTTCTCGGCGCCCGGCCAGGGACAGCCGGCGGGACACGCCAGCCGGGCACTCCCGGGAGCTGA
- the gatB gene encoding Asp-tRNA(Asn)/Glu-tRNA(Gln) amidotransferase subunit GatB, translated as MATAELMDFDEALERFEPVLGFEVHVELGTKTKMFSAAPNDFGSEPNTNVTPVCLGLPGALPVVNEQAVRYSISLGLALGCQIAPSSKFARKNYFYPDLAKNYQISQYDEPIAFEGQVEVELSDGSIRTIPIERAHMEEDAGKLTHVGTSGRIQGADHSLVDYNRAGVPLVEIVTHPIFGAGTDAPELAKAYVATIRDIVIGLGISEARMERGNLRCDANVSLRPWGQEKLGTRTETKNVNSLRSVERAVRYEIRRQAAILAAGGTITQETRHWHEDTGTTSAGRPKSDADDYRYFPEPDLLPVVPSAELIEELRAALPEPPAARRRRLKAEWGFTDLEFQDVQNAGLVNEVAATIAAGATPAAARKWWTGEISRVANTRGEEPSALVSPENVAALATLVDAGTLTDKLARQVLEGVIAGEGTPQEVVDARGLAVVSDDSALVAAIDDALAAQPDVMQKIKDGKVQAAGAIIGAVMKAMRGQADAARVRELILERAAQ; from the coding sequence ATGGCAACCGCCGAACTGATGGACTTCGACGAGGCCCTCGAACGCTTCGAGCCCGTGCTCGGCTTCGAAGTGCACGTGGAGCTCGGCACGAAGACGAAGATGTTCTCGGCGGCGCCGAACGACTTCGGCTCCGAGCCGAACACGAACGTCACGCCCGTGTGCCTCGGGCTTCCCGGCGCGCTGCCGGTCGTGAACGAGCAGGCCGTGCGCTACTCGATCAGCCTCGGCCTCGCGCTCGGCTGCCAGATCGCCCCGTCGTCGAAATTCGCGCGCAAGAACTACTTCTATCCCGACCTCGCGAAGAACTACCAGATCTCGCAGTACGACGAGCCGATCGCGTTCGAGGGCCAGGTGGAGGTCGAGCTGTCCGACGGCAGCATCCGCACCATCCCGATCGAGCGCGCGCACATGGAGGAGGACGCGGGAAAGCTCACCCACGTCGGCACGAGCGGTCGCATCCAGGGCGCCGACCACTCTCTCGTCGACTACAACCGCGCCGGCGTGCCGCTCGTGGAGATCGTCACCCACCCGATCTTCGGGGCGGGCACGGACGCGCCCGAGCTCGCGAAGGCGTACGTCGCGACGATTCGTGACATCGTCATCGGGCTCGGCATCTCCGAGGCGCGCATGGAGCGCGGCAACCTGCGCTGCGACGCGAACGTCTCCCTGCGCCCGTGGGGTCAGGAGAAGCTCGGCACCCGCACGGAGACGAAGAACGTCAACTCGCTGCGCTCCGTCGAGCGCGCCGTGCGCTACGAGATCCGGCGTCAGGCTGCGATCCTCGCGGCCGGAGGAACGATCACGCAAGAGACACGGCACTGGCACGAGGACACCGGCACGACCTCCGCCGGGCGGCCGAAGAGCGACGCCGACGACTACCGGTACTTCCCCGAGCCCGACCTCCTGCCCGTCGTGCCGAGCGCCGAGCTGATCGAGGAGCTGCGCGCCGCCCTTCCCGAGCCGCCCGCGGCTCGCCGCCGGCGGCTGAAGGCGGAGTGGGGCTTCACCGACCTGGAGTTCCAGGACGTCCAGAACGCCGGCCTCGTGAACGAGGTCGCCGCCACGATCGCGGCGGGCGCGACGCCGGCCGCGGCCCGCAAGTGGTGGACGGGCGAGATCAGCCGCGTCGCGAACACGCGCGGCGAGGAGCCGTCCGCGCTCGTGTCGCCCGAGAACGTCGCCGCTCTAGCCACGCTCGTCGACGCGGGCACCTTGACCGACAAGCTCGCTCGTCAGGTCCTCGAAGGAGTGATCGCGGGGGAGGGCACGCCGCAAGAGGTCGTCGACGCTCGCGGTCTCGCCGTCGTCTCCGACGACTCGGCGCTCGTCGCCGCCATCGATGACGCTCTGGCCGCGCAGCCCGACGTGATGCAGAAGATCAAAGACGGCAAGGTCCAGGCCGCCGGCGCGATCATCGGAGCGGTCATGAAGGCGATGCGAGGACAAGCGGATGCCGCTCGCGTGCGCGAGCTGATTCTCGAGCGCGCAGCGCAGTAG
- a CDS encoding ECF transporter S component, with product MQTATHTTTPKRRLKWRVVDIVTASIIGVASGVVFLFWNIAYGPLSVPLAFTPGLSALLGGGWLFAGVLSGLIIRKPGAALYSELVAATVSALVGNQWGFSTVIWGVVQGLGAEIVFAIFLYAHYRLYVALLAGFGAGLAMAFLDTTFTDYAALDSGFKLVYYVSAAVSGVIIAGGLSWLAARGLAAAGALDRFAAGREARRKAA from the coding sequence GTGCAGACCGCAACACACACCACCACTCCGAAGCGCCGGCTGAAGTGGCGCGTCGTCGACATCGTCACCGCGAGCATCATCGGCGTCGCGTCCGGCGTCGTCTTCCTGTTCTGGAACATCGCCTATGGACCGTTGAGCGTTCCGCTCGCGTTCACTCCCGGGCTCTCGGCGCTGCTCGGCGGCGGCTGGCTGTTCGCCGGCGTGCTCAGCGGCCTCATCATCCGGAAGCCGGGAGCGGCACTGTACTCCGAGCTCGTCGCGGCCACCGTGTCGGCGCTCGTCGGCAACCAATGGGGGTTCTCCACCGTCATCTGGGGAGTCGTGCAGGGACTCGGCGCCGAGATCGTCTTCGCGATCTTCCTCTACGCCCACTATCGGTTGTACGTCGCTCTTCTCGCCGGATTCGGCGCGGGACTCGCCATGGCATTTCTCGACACCACGTTCACCGACTACGCGGCGCTCGACAGCGGCTTCAAGCTCGTCTACTACGTGAGCGCAGCCGTGTCCGGCGTCATCATCGCGGGGGGTCTGTCCTGGCTCGCCGCCCGCGGACTCGCGGCCGCCGGAGCGCTCGATCGGTTCGCCGCCGGCCGTGAGGCGCGTCGGAAAGCGGCGTAG
- a CDS encoding metallopeptidase family protein — translation MFEMDADAFDDLVSDEFDSLPDDMLAGLDNVAIFVEDTPEDGSMDLLGLYHGVALTERGQYGFGELPDTISIYRLPLLAIVDDEEELREQIHITLVHEIAHFYGIDDAELHRLGWA, via the coding sequence ATGTTCGAGATGGATGCCGACGCGTTCGACGATCTGGTCAGCGACGAGTTCGACAGCCTGCCCGACGACATGCTCGCGGGGCTCGACAACGTGGCGATCTTCGTCGAGGACACGCCCGAGGACGGCTCGATGGACCTGCTGGGCCTGTACCACGGCGTCGCGCTGACCGAACGCGGCCAGTACGGGTTCGGCGAGCTGCCCGACACCATCAGCATCTACCGCCTGCCGCTGCTGGCGATCGTCGACGACGAGGAGGAGCTGCGGGAGCAGATCCACATCACGCTCGTGCACGAGATCGCGCACTTCTACGGAATCGATGACGCGGAGTTGCACCGCCTCGGCTGGGCGTGA
- a CDS encoding ABC transporter ATP-binding protein gives MPAARGAAVRARGWGWTHAGRNRPAVAGLDIDIEPGERILLLGASGAGKSTLLHAMAGVLGGEDEGEQVGSLLVDGRRPADVRGVAGLVLQDPDSQVVLARVGDDVAFACENLQIPRDEIWHRVRWAVDAVGLDVPLDHPTSQLSGGQMQRLVLAGILAMRPRLLLLDEPTANLDPDGVAEIRDVVAHVAAQTGLTLVVVEHRVSVWQDIVDRVVVLQPGGGVETQGAPDRILGDRGAELAAAGIWVPQHPPALPPKSTGAPGDDLLTADRLAVGRTAFGRRSARVAASGIDVAVSHGCATAISGPNGAGKSTLALTLAGLLDPVAGTLRAHQALADGLGPEPHRWRSRDLLTRIGTVFQQPEHQFLATSVRRELRIGPHALRCDEAEIERRVDELLSRLRLAHLADANPFTLSGGEKRRLSVATILATRPHVLVLDEPTFGQDAVTWRELVLLLRELRTEGRGIVAVTHDRPFVDAIADREVRLERTEPVLR, from the coding sequence ATGCCTGCCGCTCGGGGCGCCGCCGTTCGCGCGCGTGGCTGGGGCTGGACGCACGCAGGGCGGAACCGCCCTGCCGTCGCCGGGCTCGACATCGACATCGAGCCGGGGGAGCGCATACTCCTGCTCGGCGCTTCCGGAGCCGGCAAGTCGACTCTGCTGCACGCGATGGCGGGGGTGCTCGGCGGCGAGGACGAGGGCGAGCAGGTCGGCAGCCTGCTCGTCGACGGCCGTCGGCCCGCCGATGTTCGCGGCGTCGCCGGGCTGGTGCTGCAGGATCCCGACAGCCAGGTCGTCCTCGCGCGCGTGGGCGACGACGTCGCCTTCGCATGCGAGAACCTCCAGATTCCGCGCGACGAGATCTGGCACCGTGTGCGCTGGGCCGTGGATGCCGTCGGGCTCGACGTTCCGCTCGACCACCCCACCTCGCAGCTGTCCGGCGGACAGATGCAGCGACTCGTCCTCGCCGGCATCCTCGCGATGCGACCACGGCTGCTGCTGCTCGACGAGCCGACCGCCAACCTCGACCCGGACGGCGTCGCCGAGATCCGAGACGTCGTCGCGCACGTCGCCGCGCAGACCGGACTGACGCTCGTCGTCGTCGAACACCGGGTCTCGGTGTGGCAGGACATCGTCGACCGCGTCGTCGTGCTGCAGCCCGGCGGCGGTGTCGAGACGCAGGGCGCGCCGGATCGCATTCTCGGCGACCGCGGCGCCGAGCTCGCCGCCGCCGGGATCTGGGTGCCGCAGCATCCGCCCGCCCTGCCGCCGAAGAGCACCGGTGCGCCGGGTGACGACCTGCTGACGGCGGACCGGCTCGCGGTCGGCCGCACAGCATTCGGCCGTCGCAGCGCCCGGGTCGCGGCGAGCGGGATCGACGTGGCCGTCTCACACGGCTGCGCGACGGCGATCAGCGGGCCGAACGGCGCCGGCAAGAGCACCCTCGCTCTGACCCTCGCGGGCCTTCTCGACCCGGTCGCCGGAACCCTGCGCGCCCACCAAGCCCTGGCGGACGGACTCGGCCCCGAGCCGCACCGCTGGCGGTCCCGCGACCTGCTCACGCGCATCGGCACCGTCTTCCAGCAGCCCGAACACCAGTTCCTCGCCACGAGCGTGCGGCGAGAACTACGCATCGGGCCGCACGCGCTGCGCTGCGACGAGGCCGAGATCGAGCGCCGCGTCGACGAGCTTCTGAGTCGGCTCCGACTGGCGCACCTCGCCGACGCGAACCCGTTCACGCTGTCCGGAGGCGAGAAGCGGCGCTTGTCGGTTGCGACGATCCTCGCGACACGGCCGCACGTGCTCGTGCTCGACGAACCGACCTTCGGCCAGGACGCCGTCACATGGCGAGAGCTCGTGCTCCTGCTGCGCGAGCTCCGAACGGAAGGACGCGGGATCGTCGCCGTCACCCACGATCGGCCGTTCGTGGACGCGATCGCCGACCGTGAAGTGCGGCTCGAGCGGACGGAGCCGGTGCTGCGATGA
- a CDS encoding D-alanyl-D-alanine carboxypeptidase family protein, giving the protein MGVGRVIGIVAGTAVILGAGLYGPATLLAPLPEATVTPTKLAPAASASPPALPETGASAITESAKHEPFAVAGDDEALPMAGIAKVVTALVVLDEKPMEPEGDGATVPITSADFLMFNDYRDSGARVVTVYTADTWSERAVLQAMLLGSSNNHSDTLAAWAFGSVDDYATAANAWLKGHGLGDTHVADATGLSEDSVSTASDLSRLAALAMANPVIPSVLEQPVRGIAADRGVVNTTAYMTDRGVTGISLSFTSKAGLCLLFAATIPVGEDSYTFYGSMVRMPDWDSLDAAMTALLDSADGGVAAGPLVAPGTTVGHVSTAWGESSDAVAGSSEERVRWVSATPSTTLTAESFSTATQGDVVGTLTASDGGQAVKLPVKLDSSILAPDVFWRLAHPVELIPRFVDMLTGAS; this is encoded by the coding sequence ATGGGCGTCGGACGCGTGATCGGCATCGTCGCGGGAACGGCGGTCATTCTGGGCGCCGGGCTCTACGGTCCTGCGACGCTGCTCGCGCCTCTCCCGGAGGCGACAGTCACTCCGACGAAACTCGCGCCGGCAGCATCGGCTTCCCCGCCCGCGCTGCCGGAGACCGGCGCCTCGGCGATCACCGAGAGCGCGAAGCACGAGCCGTTCGCCGTCGCGGGCGACGACGAGGCGCTGCCGATGGCCGGCATTGCGAAGGTCGTCACCGCGCTCGTCGTGCTCGATGAGAAGCCCATGGAGCCCGAGGGCGACGGGGCGACGGTGCCGATCACGTCAGCGGACTTCCTGATGTTCAACGACTACCGCGACAGCGGCGCCCGCGTCGTCACGGTGTACACGGCTGACACGTGGTCGGAGCGCGCCGTGCTGCAGGCGATGCTGCTCGGCTCGAGCAACAATCATTCCGACACGCTCGCCGCATGGGCGTTCGGCTCCGTCGACGACTACGCGACGGCAGCGAACGCGTGGCTGAAGGGTCACGGACTCGGCGACACGCACGTGGCCGACGCGACGGGGCTCTCGGAGGACTCCGTCTCGACGGCATCCGATCTGTCCCGACTTGCGGCGCTCGCCATGGCGAACCCGGTCATCCCCTCGGTGCTCGAGCAGCCGGTTCGGGGCATCGCCGCCGATCGCGGCGTCGTGAACACGACGGCGTACATGACCGATCGCGGCGTGACCGGAATCTCGCTGAGCTTCACGAGCAAGGCGGGGCTGTGCCTGCTGTTCGCGGCGACGATTCCCGTCGGAGAGGACAGCTACACGTTCTACGGCTCGATGGTGCGGATGCCGGACTGGGACAGCCTCGACGCCGCCATGACCGCGCTTCTCGACAGCGCAGACGGCGGGGTCGCGGCGGGGCCGCTCGTCGCACCCGGAACGACGGTCGGCCACGTGAGCACGGCGTGGGGCGAGAGCTCCGACGCCGTCGCCGGAAGTTCCGAGGAGCGCGTGCGCTGGGTGAGCGCGACACCGTCGACGACCCTCACGGCCGAGAGCTTCTCGACGGCGACTCAGGGCGACGTGGTCGGCACCCTGACGGCATCCGACGGCGGACAGGCCGTGAAGCTTCCCGTGAAGCTCGATAGCTCGATCCTCGCGCCCGACGTGTTCTGGCGCCTCGCGCACCCGGTCGAGCTGATTCCCCGCTTCGTCGACATGCTGACCGGGGCGTCGTAG
- the orn gene encoding oligoribonuclease — protein MSNVSDRLVWIDCEMTGLDLSVDELVEVAVVITDFDLNLVDDGFSIVIKPSDAAMQNMGEFVTNMHKSSGLLDEIPNGVSLADAEKHVLDYVLSHVPEQKKAPLAGNTIGTDRAFLARYMPNLDGHLHYRNVDVSSIKELSRRWYPRVYFNAPAKDGGHRALADILESIRELQYYRQAVFVPQPGPTSDEAKAIATSLVSQSTSDV, from the coding sequence ATGAGCAACGTAAGCGACCGTCTGGTCTGGATCGACTGTGAGATGACCGGGCTCGACCTCTCGGTCGACGAACTCGTGGAGGTCGCTGTCGTCATCACCGACTTCGATCTCAACCTCGTCGACGACGGCTTCAGCATCGTTATCAAGCCCAGCGACGCCGCCATGCAGAACATGGGCGAGTTCGTCACGAACATGCACAAGAGCTCCGGGCTGCTCGACGAGATCCCGAACGGCGTGAGCCTCGCCGACGCCGAGAAGCACGTGCTCGACTACGTTCTCTCGCACGTGCCCGAACAGAAGAAGGCGCCGCTCGCCGGCAACACGATCGGCACCGACCGTGCGTTCCTCGCGCGATACATGCCGAACCTCGACGGGCACCTGCACTACCGCAACGTCGACGTGTCCTCGATCAAAGAGCTCTCCCGCCGCTGGTACCCGCGCGTCTACTTCAACGCGCCCGCGAAAGACGGGGGCCACCGGGCGCTCGCCGACATCCTCGAGTCGATCCGCGAGCTGCAGTACTACCGTCAGGCGGTTTTCGTTCCGCAGCCCGGGCCGACGTCCGACGAGGCGAAGGCGATCGCGACCTCGCTCGTGTCACAAAGCACCTCTGACGTGTAA
- a CDS encoding spore germination protein GerW family protein, which produces MDNVALELADKFKSVGVSTVYGEIVDVDGVKIVPVALASFGFGAGEGDASSDIKADNKAAGGGGGGGGMSVPIGAYIRTSDGVRFEPNLVSLLTVAIPFVWVLGKALKVIIKALKK; this is translated from the coding sequence ATGGATAACGTAGCGCTGGAACTGGCAGACAAATTCAAATCGGTCGGGGTCTCGACGGTGTACGGCGAGATCGTTGACGTCGACGGCGTCAAGATCGTCCCTGTCGCGCTTGCGAGCTTCGGCTTCGGCGCGGGCGAGGGAGACGCGTCGAGCGATATCAAGGCCGACAACAAGGCCGCGGGCGGCGGTGGCGGAGGCGGCGGGATGAGCGTGCCGATCGGCGCGTACATCCGCACGAGTGACGGTGTTCGCTTCGAACCGAACCTCGTGTCCCTGCTCACTGTCGCGATCCCGTTCGTGTGGGTTCTCGGCAAGGCACTCAAGGTCATCATCAAGGCGCTCAAGAAGTAG
- the gatA gene encoding Asp-tRNA(Asn)/Glu-tRNA(Gln) amidotransferase subunit GatA, producing the protein MSDITRLGAAELSAKLAAKELSSVEATQAHLDRIGVVDGAVHAFLHVSDHALDVAADIDKRRSAGEQLGELAGVPLAIKDVLVTTDMPSTSGSRMLEGYMSPFDATVVARSRAAGLVPLGKTNMDEFAMGSSTEHSAFGPTRNPWDLERIPGGSGGGSAAAVAAFEAPLALGSDTGGSIRQPAHVTGTVGVKPTYGAVSRYGSIALASSLDQVGPVTRTVLDAGLLQDVIQGHDPYDSTSLTDSWPSMADAARAGLRGEGLAGLKVGVISDLLGSGIQSGVLSRFREALALLEKNGAEIVEVSAPHFEYAVAAYYLILPAEASSNLARFDSVRFGLRVEPDGGGTVEQVMAASREAGFGPEVKRRIILGTYALSAGYYDAYYGSAQKVRTLIQRDFANAFANVDVLASPSAPTTAFKLAEKLDDPMAMYLNDVTTIPANLAGVPGISVPVGLAPEDGLPVGIQFMAPAREDARLYQVGASLESLLEEQWGRTLLSQAPELGGTN; encoded by the coding sequence ATGAGCGACATCACCCGCCTCGGCGCCGCCGAGCTCTCGGCCAAGCTCGCCGCGAAGGAACTGAGCTCCGTCGAAGCGACGCAGGCCCACCTCGACCGCATCGGCGTCGTCGACGGCGCCGTTCACGCCTTCCTGCACGTCTCCGACCACGCGCTCGATGTCGCCGCCGACATCGACAAGCGCCGGTCCGCAGGGGAGCAGCTCGGCGAGCTCGCCGGTGTGCCGCTCGCGATCAAGGACGTCCTCGTCACGACGGACATGCCTTCGACGTCGGGCAGCCGCATGCTCGAGGGCTACATGTCGCCCTTCGATGCCACCGTCGTCGCGCGCTCGCGCGCCGCGGGTCTCGTGCCGCTCGGCAAGACGAACATGGACGAGTTCGCGATGGGATCCTCCACCGAGCACTCGGCGTTCGGTCCCACCCGCAACCCGTGGGACCTCGAGCGGATCCCCGGCGGCTCTGGCGGCGGTTCCGCGGCGGCCGTCGCCGCGTTCGAGGCTCCGCTCGCGCTCGGCAGCGACACGGGCGGCTCGATCCGCCAGCCCGCGCACGTCACGGGCACCGTCGGCGTCAAGCCGACGTACGGCGCCGTGAGCCGCTACGGCTCGATCGCCCTCGCGTCCTCCCTCGACCAGGTCGGCCCCGTCACACGCACGGTTCTCGACGCGGGCCTGCTGCAGGACGTGATCCAGGGCCACGACCCCTACGACTCCACCTCTCTCACCGATTCCTGGCCGTCGATGGCGGATGCCGCTCGCGCGGGCCTGCGCGGCGAGGGACTCGCCGGACTGAAGGTCGGCGTGATCTCGGACCTGCTCGGCAGCGGCATCCAGTCGGGTGTCCTCTCGAGATTCCGCGAGGCGCTTGCGCTGCTTGAGAAGAACGGCGCGGAGATCGTCGAGGTCTCGGCGCCGCACTTCGAGTACGCCGTCGCCGCGTACTACCTCATCCTCCCGGCGGAGGCGTCGTCGAACCTCGCGCGCTTCGACTCCGTGCGATTCGGGCTGCGGGTCGAACCCGATGGCGGCGGAACCGTCGAGCAGGTCATGGCGGCCTCGCGCGAGGCCGGCTTCGGCCCCGAGGTGAAGCGCCGCATCATCCTCGGCACGTATGCGCTGAGCGCCGGCTACTACGACGCGTACTACGGCAGCGCGCAGAAAGTGCGCACGCTCATCCAGCGCGACTTCGCGAACGCGTTCGCGAACGTCGACGTGCTCGCGAGCCCGAGCGCCCCGACGACGGCGTTCAAGCTCGCCGAGAAGCTCGACGACCCCATGGCGATGTACCTCAACGACGTCACGACGATCCCCGCGAACCTCGCCGGTGTTCCCGGCATCAGCGTTCCGGTCGGCCTCGCGCCCGAAGACGGTCTGCCCGTCGGCATCCAATTCATGGCACCCGCCCGCGAAGACGCCCGCCTCTACCAGGTCGGCGCCTCACTCGAGTCGCTGCTCGAGGAGCAGTGGGGGCGCACACTTCTATCGCAGGCTCCTGAGCTCGGAGGGACGAACTGA
- the gatC gene encoding Asp-tRNA(Asn)/Glu-tRNA(Gln) amidotransferase subunit GatC — MSEISEEQVAHLASLARIALTAEEITSLTSELDQIVNSIAKVQEVATEDVPATSHPIPLQNVFRPDEIGQTLTQKQALQNAPADDGERFIVSAILGEEQ; from the coding sequence ATGTCTGAAATATCCGAGGAGCAGGTGGCGCACTTGGCGAGCCTCGCCCGCATTGCGCTCACCGCTGAGGAGATCACGAGTCTCACCTCAGAGCTCGACCAGATCGTCAACAGCATCGCGAAGGTGCAGGAGGTGGCGACAGAGGATGTTCCCGCGACGAGCCACCCGATCCCGCTGCAGAACGTGTTCCGCCCCGACGAGATCGGTCAGACCCTGACGCAGAAGCAGGCGCTGCAGAACGCTCCCGCCGACGACGGCGAGCGGTTCATCGTGTCGGCGATCCTTGGGGAGGAACAGTAG
- a CDS encoding energy-coupling factor transporter transmembrane component T family protein, with translation MTTLTPEITPSLVARINPVAKLLAALVISVTLMLSVDLVSASVALALTLVLVSWSGLSARQFWLRTAPVWIAAPFAAITTVLYGEDSGAVLWDGGIVTITEGSATLGLAIMLRVLAIGLPGVVLMATTDPTDLADGLAQVLRLPARFVLGGLAGMRMIGLFVDDWRALAQARRARGVADKALLRRFGSQAFALLVLAVRRGSKLATAMEAKGFGASRRRSWARESRFGMPETVLVLIGVLIAAAAVTAAVLAGTWSLVLA, from the coding sequence ATGACGACACTCACTCCCGAGATCACCCCCTCGCTCGTCGCCCGCATCAACCCGGTCGCGAAACTGCTCGCCGCGCTCGTGATCAGCGTGACGCTCATGCTGTCGGTCGATCTCGTCTCCGCCTCTGTCGCCCTCGCGCTCACGCTTGTGCTCGTGTCGTGGAGCGGGCTCAGCGCGCGCCAGTTCTGGCTGCGCACCGCACCGGTGTGGATCGCGGCCCCGTTCGCCGCGATCACGACGGTGCTGTACGGCGAAGACAGCGGCGCGGTCTTGTGGGACGGCGGCATCGTGACGATAACGGAAGGCTCCGCGACGCTCGGGCTCGCGATCATGCTCCGGGTTCTCGCGATCGGTCTGCCCGGCGTCGTCCTCATGGCGACGACCGACCCGACAGACCTGGCCGACGGCCTGGCGCAAGTGCTTCGGCTGCCCGCGCGCTTTGTCCTCGGCGGGCTCGCCGGAATGCGCATGATCGGCCTCTTCGTTGACGACTGGCGCGCGCTCGCACAGGCGCGGCGCGCACGCGGGGTCGCCGACAAGGCGCTGCTGCGTCGCTTCGGCTCGCAAGCGTTTGCACTGCTCGTTCTCGCGGTGCGACGCGGAAGCAAGCTCGCGACCGCGATGGAGGCGAAAGGCTTCGGCGCCTCGCGACGGCGCAGCTGGGCGCGCGAATCCCGGTTCGGGATGCCGGAGACGGTGCTCGTGCTCATCGGAGTGCTCATCGCCGCGGCCGCCGTTACCGCCGCGGTTCTCGCGGGAACGTGGAGTCTCGTCCTTGCCTGA